From the Bremerella alba genome, one window contains:
- a CDS encoding DUF1559 domain-containing protein: MRSGRHAFTLVELLVVIAIIGVLIALLLPAVQQAREAARRMQCSNNFKQMGLALHNYHDTFGSFPYGSRAGTVSYPNLSGVNWRTSILPFLEQNALFDQLDFETGSFSGYSNFPFAGSNLVLEGLVFDGYICPSSPIDPLIAAPGGLNNPADGDKAGMMHHYVGIAGAYPDPAGRTDVVKQTSRGYAAGTGMLRPGQVTKFRDATDGTSNSLAVAEQSGMVGNEVIAANYGGGWTGQLADYPVSSISSSSDNYYYTGLSTVRWQINYDTKTSSSSSQPYENNTILNSFHPGGILGLLGDGSTRFIPETIDMETLRRLSACDDGLTNSF, encoded by the coding sequence ATGAGAAGCGGTCGTCACGCTTTTACGCTTGTAGAGCTTTTAGTTGTCATCGCCATTATTGGTGTTCTTATCGCCCTGCTCTTGCCAGCTGTTCAGCAGGCCCGAGAGGCAGCTCGACGGATGCAATGCTCCAATAACTTCAAGCAAATGGGGTTAGCGCTGCATAACTATCACGACACCTTTGGTTCGTTCCCCTATGGCTCACGAGCCGGTACGGTTAGCTATCCCAATCTATCAGGGGTGAATTGGAGAACCTCAATCCTTCCTTTTCTCGAGCAGAACGCTCTGTTTGATCAGCTTGATTTTGAAACGGGTAGCTTTAGCGGGTACAGCAACTTTCCCTTCGCCGGAAGCAATTTGGTTTTAGAAGGACTCGTTTTTGATGGTTACATCTGTCCATCAAGTCCGATTGATCCACTAATTGCCGCCCCGGGAGGGCTGAATAATCCTGCCGACGGAGACAAGGCAGGGATGATGCACCACTATGTCGGGATTGCTGGAGCATACCCTGACCCTGCTGGCCGAACGGACGTCGTGAAACAAACTTCTCGGGGGTACGCTGCCGGCACCGGTATGCTTCGGCCGGGTCAGGTGACCAAGTTTCGGGATGCTACAGACGGAACCTCGAACAGCTTGGCTGTAGCCGAACAGTCCGGGATGGTTGGTAATGAAGTGATTGCTGCCAACTATGGCGGGGGATGGACAGGGCAGTTGGCGGACTACCCCGTCAGTTCGATCTCCAGCAGTTCTGACAATTATTATTATACGGGGCTTTCCACCGTACGTTGGCAGATCAACTACGACACCAAAACCTCTTCGTCCAGTAGCCAGCCCTACGAGAATAACACCATTCTCAATTCATTTCATCCTGGTGGAATCTTAGGTTTACTGGGGGATGGATCGACCAGATTCATTCCTGAAACGATTGATATGGAAACCTTGCGCCGTTTAAGTGCATGTGATGACGGATTGACGAATTCTTTCTAA
- a CDS encoding AGE family epimerase/isomerase has product MTSDEIRVASAKFRDDLFKDTLPFWLDRSIDGEHGGYFTAFDRDGKQLQTDKSVWFQGRFAWMLATIAETVEPRDYWLERAKHGIDFLQRHCIDRDGRYFFLVTKDGQPLRKRRYVFSECFAAMAYSAYGKAALSDEYCRLAVDLFQNIRQYLGPDSILEPKVRPDVRSMKSLANPMILIGVAQEIRKATGFVECNEVIDQCIDEIHSHFVKDDLGCVLENVGSQGELIDTFDGRLINPGHSIELSWFLMEEARQRDLPKVASLGRQILDWSLELGWDNQYGGLYHYRDCHGLPSSEYWHDMKFWWPHAEAIIATLLAWRLTGDDQYWNWHIKISNWAYEHFADPEFGEWFGYLHRDGTLSSTIKGNQWKGPFHLPRMQHYCWQLLEEVIHAQPV; this is encoded by the coding sequence GTGACGTCTGATGAGATTCGAGTAGCATCTGCCAAATTTCGAGATGACCTATTTAAAGATACACTTCCTTTTTGGCTTGATCGTAGTATTGATGGAGAACATGGCGGATACTTCACCGCGTTTGATCGCGACGGCAAGCAGCTTCAAACAGATAAATCGGTTTGGTTTCAAGGGCGTTTCGCTTGGATGCTTGCAACCATCGCTGAAACGGTCGAGCCTCGTGATTACTGGTTAGAGCGAGCCAAGCACGGCATTGACTTCCTTCAACGTCACTGCATTGATCGCGATGGAAGATACTTCTTCTTGGTGACCAAGGATGGACAGCCACTACGAAAACGCCGATATGTATTTTCCGAATGCTTTGCTGCCATGGCCTATTCAGCCTACGGGAAGGCGGCTCTAAGCGACGAGTATTGCCGACTAGCTGTCGACTTGTTTCAAAATATTCGACAATACTTGGGCCCCGATTCCATATTGGAACCCAAAGTGCGACCTGACGTACGTTCGATGAAATCATTGGCTAACCCAATGATACTGATCGGCGTTGCCCAAGAGATTCGCAAAGCAACGGGTTTTGTTGAGTGTAACGAGGTTATCGATCAGTGCATCGACGAAATTCACAGTCACTTCGTTAAGGATGATTTAGGTTGTGTACTGGAAAACGTCGGGTCGCAAGGCGAGCTGATCGATACGTTCGATGGGCGTTTGATTAATCCCGGTCATTCGATCGAGCTGTCGTGGTTTCTTATGGAAGAGGCTCGCCAGCGTGATTTACCGAAGGTGGCTTCGCTGGGGAGGCAAATTCTCGATTGGTCTCTGGAGTTAGGCTGGGACAATCAATACGGTGGTTTGTATCACTATCGAGATTGCCACGGGCTCCCATCTTCCGAGTACTGGCACGACATGAAGTTCTGGTGGCCACATGCCGAGGCAATCATCGCGACGCTTCTCGCTTGGCGATTGACAGGCGATGACCAATATTGGAATTGGCATATAAAAATAAGCAATTGGGCGTATGAGCATTTCGCTGACCCTGAATTTGGGGAGTGGTTTGGCTATTTGCATCGTGATGGAACACTCTCTAGCACGATCAAGGGCAATCAATGGAAGGGGCCATTTCATTTGCCGAGAATGCAGCACTACTGCTGGCAGCTACTCGAGGAAGTAATTCATGCCCAGCCTGTTTGA
- a CDS encoding sodium:solute symporter family transporter, translating to MPSLFESTQLSLLDWSVLGLYFGGLLLLGVLLRKRSGDDLEGYFLAGRKLPGWLNGFSYAATCMNADVAPAYCGMTVVTGAFICWFYFARFGLALMIAALLFAGLWRRLNLRTSPEFYELRFSGGPALTMRSWVALRSALIALPAWTGAGLLGLHKISSPLLEWSIFTTLAVVIPVILFYVLASGYVGVVTSDFFQTLIIIGSSILLMIIVLVDFGGPTQLYDALIQSAGTEAASVFPPVGHEVLGLIAIAAWTMGTAIGYGGDAAPMAGAMEGQRILSCRNERESAKMYVWTTVVLFVLLATLTLPALAAMVHWPEVRTAEQKELAYGMLLAKYLPPGLLGLALSAVLASIMSTVSSNMNFGAQVLVNDVYQRSLVKKASVKHYLLMGKVFSAGILILGILVAVAATNVIQISIFMLGLSSAELTANWAQWWWWRFNGWARLAASLGGPLIFVMNKLFVFPNPWFAFPSLLDFGPHNDYMIIFVSMGMTFLFWVTVAWLTPPEPMSHLIEFYRQARPFGLWRPVAEAAGEPLPPRGRIASGFVVAPFGTVMVAAGILALSLLFLGRWNGAAIAAATMLISGTVFYFGFSRLIPPRSTGDLERDAQQKPFREKVDPHYVESP from the coding sequence ATGCCCAGCCTGTTTGAATCGACGCAGCTTAGCTTGCTCGACTGGAGTGTGTTGGGGCTCTATTTTGGTGGGCTTCTTCTCCTTGGGGTCCTGCTTCGCAAGCGGAGTGGAGACGATTTAGAAGGCTACTTTTTGGCCGGCCGCAAATTGCCTGGTTGGCTAAATGGATTTTCGTATGCGGCGACGTGTATGAATGCCGATGTTGCTCCTGCCTACTGCGGGATGACCGTGGTAACGGGGGCATTCATCTGCTGGTTTTACTTTGCCCGGTTTGGGCTGGCATTGATGATTGCAGCTTTGCTATTTGCCGGTTTATGGCGGAGGTTAAATCTGCGAACCTCTCCGGAGTTTTACGAGCTGCGTTTTAGTGGTGGACCCGCTTTGACAATGCGTAGCTGGGTGGCATTGCGAAGCGCGTTGATCGCCTTGCCTGCCTGGACCGGTGCGGGGTTATTGGGATTGCATAAAATTTCGTCGCCACTGCTTGAATGGTCGATCTTCACCACTCTTGCCGTAGTTATTCCGGTGATTCTGTTTTATGTGTTGGCATCCGGATATGTGGGCGTTGTAACTTCCGACTTTTTTCAAACCCTGATCATTATCGGAAGTTCAATTCTGCTGATGATCATCGTACTGGTCGACTTTGGTGGCCCAACTCAGCTCTACGATGCATTAATACAATCGGCTGGCACCGAGGCTGCTAGTGTCTTTCCCCCGGTAGGCCACGAGGTTCTTGGATTAATCGCGATAGCTGCCTGGACAATGGGAACAGCGATTGGATATGGAGGTGATGCTGCACCTATGGCAGGGGCAATGGAAGGGCAACGCATCCTTTCCTGCCGTAATGAACGGGAATCGGCCAAGATGTATGTCTGGACGACGGTCGTGCTCTTTGTCCTCTTGGCAACACTGACACTTCCGGCTTTGGCTGCGATGGTCCATTGGCCGGAGGTAAGAACGGCTGAGCAAAAGGAGCTTGCTTATGGCATGCTACTCGCAAAATATTTACCACCGGGGCTGCTCGGGCTTGCTTTGAGCGCCGTCCTGGCTTCGATCATGAGCACCGTCAGCTCCAATATGAATTTCGGTGCCCAGGTTCTAGTGAATGACGTTTACCAACGATCACTGGTCAAAAAAGCATCTGTCAAACATTATCTGCTGATGGGTAAAGTGTTTTCGGCAGGCATTTTGATACTTGGGATTCTGGTGGCAGTCGCCGCGACGAATGTCATCCAAATTTCAATTTTCATGCTAGGCTTGTCATCGGCCGAGTTAACGGCAAACTGGGCTCAATGGTGGTGGTGGCGTTTCAATGGTTGGGCCAGACTGGCAGCCTCGCTAGGCGGACCACTTATTTTCGTCATGAACAAGCTGTTTGTTTTTCCCAATCCATGGTTTGCCTTTCCGAGTCTCTTGGACTTTGGTCCCCATAACGACTACATGATTATCTTTGTTTCGATGGGAATGACGTTTCTTTTCTGGGTAACAGTCGCTTGGCTGACGCCGCCGGAGCCTATGTCGCATTTGATAGAATTTTACCGGCAAGCTCGGCCATTCGGTTTGTGGCGTCCCGTCGCCGAGGCTGCCGGAGAGCCGCTTCCTCCGCGCGGCCGTATCGCCTCCGGGTTCGTTGTGGCGCCGTTCGGGACGGTCATGGTGGCAGCCGGTATTCTTGCGCTCTCACTACTTTTTCTTGGTCGCTGGAATGGGGCAGCGATCGCAGCCGCAACCATGCTTATTTCGGGAACCGTGTTTTACTTCGGTTTCAGCAGGCTCATCCCGCCTCGAAGTACAGGCGATCTGGAACGCGATGCACAGCAGAAGCCCTTTCGCGAAAAGGTGGATCCGCATTATGTTGAGTCCCCTTGA
- a CDS encoding LacI family DNA-binding transcriptional regulator, whose translation MNVEFDRPKRVRLVDIAEKVGVSRRAVSAVLLGTGGNRVTVGEQKAKEIQLVAKSMGYQPNLAARQLVGKRSHTFGLLVASAGDPLRSFLIQHLDEEAVAHGNRTLIGNTVIAPDRFEKTVQLFTNSGVDGVLCAVHSWLPGDRADLLGQHPCTVFYEDPGTPNACFVTVDRRAAIRKATSFLIEKGRERIGLALNVKSRKSQKDRLIGYKEALSQHGHKFTPELVFHASPKHKNAYASHDVDSLKWSFPEEVIDDLIEKLIIGQSADAIIAHDDYWAATLIKRLHRRGVRVPDDVAVVGYLNHYLADFTDPAITTIDLNHLSAATEMVSMLEKMIRGEELPADQRQVLIQPQLIERESA comes from the coding sequence ATGAACGTTGAGTTTGACCGGCCCAAACGTGTTCGCTTGGTGGATATTGCCGAGAAAGTCGGAGTTTCCAGGCGAGCCGTTTCTGCTGTTCTGCTGGGAACCGGCGGCAATCGCGTTACCGTCGGAGAGCAAAAGGCGAAAGAGATCCAGCTCGTCGCGAAGTCGATGGGATACCAGCCCAATCTTGCTGCACGCCAATTGGTTGGAAAACGTTCCCATACCTTTGGCTTGCTGGTTGCATCGGCAGGAGATCCACTGCGGTCGTTTCTTATTCAGCATCTGGATGAAGAAGCGGTCGCCCATGGCAATCGCACCTTGATCGGAAACACGGTTATTGCTCCTGATCGTTTCGAAAAGACAGTACAGCTATTTACTAATAGCGGTGTCGATGGAGTTCTCTGCGCTGTGCACAGTTGGCTGCCAGGCGATCGGGCTGACCTATTAGGACAGCATCCTTGTACCGTCTTTTACGAAGACCCGGGAACGCCGAACGCATGTTTTGTAACAGTTGATCGCCGGGCTGCGATCCGGAAAGCCACTAGTTTTCTTATTGAAAAAGGAAGAGAGCGAATTGGGCTAGCCCTAAACGTGAAGTCCAGGAAGAGCCAGAAAGACCGCCTCATCGGCTACAAAGAAGCCTTAAGTCAGCATGGCCATAAATTTACGCCGGAGTTGGTGTTTCATGCGTCGCCTAAACACAAAAACGCCTACGCGAGCCACGATGTAGATAGTTTGAAATGGAGTTTTCCCGAAGAGGTAATCGATGACCTGATCGAAAAACTCATCATCGGCCAGTCCGCAGATGCTATTATTGCCCATGACGACTACTGGGCAGCCACGCTCATAAAACGCCTTCACCGACGAGGGGTTCGAGTTCCCGACGATGTCGCCGTGGTCGGCTATCTGAATCATTATCTAGCGGACTTTACTGATCCTGCCATTACAACCATCGATCTAAATCACCTGAGCGCGGCAACGGAAATGGTATCGATGCTGGAGAAAATGATTAGAGGAGAAGAATTGCCTGCTGATCAACGGCAGGTCCTAATCCAGCCGCAGCTGATTGAACGTGAGTCTGCGTAG
- a CDS encoding DUF1559 domain-containing protein, producing the protein MNIRPRTNSALDDRRMVARGFTLVELLVVIAIIGVLIALLLPAVQQAREAARRMSCTNNLKQLGLALHNYHDTFGSFPPSGIDGGKSHGMWIRTAPFFEAGNLYDQYNFSATWRDNLSLCSQSDMATLHCPSSSQTITTLASEAPCPTTHYFGNAGPIGLNATTNENYARDTSRENVSMFGEVGDEGLFKLRSELGLRDSTDGSSNTILLGELSWNEYPFYRAWNRGLHWTSSGLYLATTKNHRYPINIGVKNPSFTMVANNGGYGSQHPGGANFTMADGAVTFLPETIEISTYLALASRGGGEVVSMP; encoded by the coding sequence ATGAACATTCGCCCAAGAACAAACAGTGCTTTGGACGACCGCCGGATGGTGGCTCGTGGTTTTACGCTCGTTGAACTGTTGGTTGTGATTGCGATTATTGGTGTGTTGATTGCTCTACTGCTACCGGCTGTTCAACAGGCTCGTGAGGCGGCGCGGCGAATGAGCTGCACGAACAATCTCAAGCAGTTGGGCCTCGCGCTGCACAACTATCACGATACCTTCGGTTCTTTTCCTCCGTCGGGGATTGATGGCGGCAAGTCGCATGGGATGTGGATTCGCACGGCCCCCTTCTTTGAAGCAGGCAACCTATACGATCAATACAACTTCTCGGCCACTTGGCGCGATAACCTGTCCCTTTGCTCGCAGTCCGATATGGCTACGTTGCATTGCCCCAGCAGTTCTCAAACGATCACGACGCTGGCATCGGAAGCTCCTTGTCCGACGACTCATTATTTTGGCAATGCTGGGCCGATTGGTTTGAATGCTACGACGAACGAAAACTATGCACGTGATACATCGCGTGAAAACGTTTCGATGTTTGGCGAAGTTGGGGACGAAGGTCTCTTCAAATTGCGTAGCGAGCTTGGCCTGCGAGATTCGACCGATGGTTCGTCGAATACGATTCTATTGGGAGAGCTATCCTGGAACGAATATCCCTTTTACCGAGCCTGGAATCGCGGGCTGCACTGGACCTCGAGTGGCCTTTATCTGGCAACAACCAAAAACCATCGTTACCCGATCAATATTGGAGTGAAGAATCCCAGTTTTACCATGGTGGCCAACAATGGCGGCTACGGCAGTCAGCATCCCGGTGGCGCGAACTTCACAATGGCGGATGGTGCCGTGACGTTTCTACCAGAGACCATCGAAATCTCCACCTACCTGGCTTTGGCTAGCCGCGGTGGTGGCGAAGTCGTTTCGATGCCCTAA
- a CDS encoding LacI family DNA-binding transcriptional regulator, with protein MANTVEIAEAAGVSQATVSRVINNQSGVAPETVQLVRDMIKRLGYQPRPRKARKSSEPVKPPKNVAVVMLDESCQRHPTLAMAKLKGVQQALAIAGMNMILADVSSGEVNVPAIAQKQLDGVLLWGHRGSKELLDKLQGIPAVWLSSHVSSTDSVVSQGNAAIGQLAGEYLLKQNHTNLCFLTVHSDHPGFAARGDGFGYAVHLAGHEIRRFQSEQDVPFEKMSSQQLEESLALLVETMLAEMPRPIGLFLPDDQITATVYRLLQRANVEVGRDIEIVSCNNEEPYLAGLHPRPATIDLGPELTGRRAVEQLLWNIRQPQLSGRRVELIVEPILIDGESLADFS; from the coding sequence ATGGCCAATACTGTCGAAATCGCGGAGGCTGCCGGTGTTTCTCAGGCCACCGTGTCGCGCGTGATTAACAACCAGTCCGGCGTCGCTCCGGAAACGGTTCAGTTGGTTCGCGACATGATCAAGCGTCTCGGATACCAGCCACGCCCAAGAAAAGCCCGTAAGTCTTCCGAGCCTGTGAAGCCCCCTAAAAACGTAGCGGTCGTCATGCTCGATGAAAGCTGTCAGCGTCATCCGACATTGGCGATGGCGAAGCTCAAAGGTGTGCAGCAGGCACTCGCCATCGCCGGAATGAACATGATTCTGGCCGATGTCAGCAGCGGCGAGGTCAACGTGCCAGCAATCGCTCAAAAGCAGCTCGACGGTGTCCTTTTGTGGGGCCATCGGGGCTCGAAAGAACTACTTGATAAGCTACAAGGGATCCCCGCCGTTTGGCTTTCGTCGCATGTCAGCAGTACCGATAGCGTTGTTTCGCAGGGAAATGCGGCGATCGGGCAGTTGGCTGGTGAGTATCTGTTGAAGCAAAACCACACGAATCTTTGCTTTCTAACTGTTCACAGCGATCATCCTGGATTTGCAGCTCGCGGCGATGGCTTTGGCTACGCCGTCCATCTTGCCGGACATGAAATCAGGCGATTTCAAAGCGAGCAGGATGTCCCGTTTGAAAAAATGTCATCTCAACAACTCGAAGAGTCGCTTGCTCTATTGGTCGAGACGATGCTCGCCGAGATGCCCCGTCCGATCGGTCTGTTTCTACCAGACGATCAAATCACGGCCACTGTTTACCGACTTTTGCAACGAGCAAACGTTGAAGTGGGACGCGATATCGAAATCGTCTCTTGCAACAACGAAGAACCATACCTGGCCGGGCTTCATCCTCGTCCGGCAACGATTGATCTGGGCCCGGAACTTACTGGGCGGCGAGCCGTCGAGCAACTGCTCTGGAACATCCGGCAGCCCCAGCTAAGTGGTCGCCGCGTCGAGCTCATCGTCGAGCCGATCCTGATTGACGGGGAATCGCTAGCCGACTTTTCATAG
- a CDS encoding exo-alpha-sialidase: MFRILTLSMLLALALNAYGLQAEETTAKEHSSVMLSGDWVPESPHWIDFDNLPKIPSQHVVISDVRKSSGVNQHNYLTFYDNNYWAMWSDGPAVEDRVGQRVSFAISKNGIDWSKPKYLTPEPPGSGKGSEYYNTRSKKGFRWISRGFWQRDGELLALCSLDEGAGFFGKSLELRAFRWDKKDNAWVDHGLVHKNAINNFPPKKIPSGEWMMSRRTHDYSKHGVEFLTGGVEAIDSWDSFPVLGSSQELAAEEPYWWVLPDGRLTALFRDNRQSGYLYRSFSEDNGRTWSRPHRTDFPDARSKFSGVQLTDGRYVLVSNPHPKRRNPLALSISDDGVVFTKMGYLAGGRHVDYPHVIEHDGYLLVAFATQKQTVEVLKIRLEELDALTMPEKPLVKPPPYEPKKGDTILDAGNSEQVTITGPWKSSDKDSERYGDDYLFLNPSDSGTVRFNINVPAKGNYEIFTLWNARGRRATDVPFTISHTDGTKKVLINQNSDSGIWNSLGTYQLSPGNASVEVSIDKASNFTVVDAILVTPRP, translated from the coding sequence ATGTTTCGCATCCTTACATTGTCAATGCTGTTAGCCTTGGCCCTAAACGCCTATGGACTTCAGGCCGAAGAGACAACCGCTAAAGAACACTCCTCGGTCATGCTCTCTGGCGATTGGGTACCGGAAAGTCCGCATTGGATTGATTTCGACAACCTGCCGAAAATTCCTTCCCAGCATGTGGTGATCAGCGACGTCCGCAAGTCCAGCGGGGTGAATCAGCACAATTACTTGACCTTCTACGACAACAACTATTGGGCCATGTGGAGCGATGGACCAGCGGTGGAAGACCGTGTTGGTCAACGTGTATCGTTCGCAATCAGTAAGAACGGCATCGACTGGAGTAAACCAAAGTATCTAACGCCAGAGCCGCCTGGCTCAGGCAAGGGTTCCGAGTACTATAACACGCGCAGCAAAAAAGGTTTTCGTTGGATTTCACGTGGCTTTTGGCAGCGAGACGGTGAACTGCTTGCGTTATGTTCGCTCGATGAAGGTGCAGGCTTCTTCGGCAAAAGTCTTGAACTCAGAGCATTTCGCTGGGACAAAAAGGACAATGCTTGGGTCGACCACGGCCTAGTGCATAAGAACGCTATTAACAACTTCCCACCTAAAAAGATTCCCAGCGGCGAATGGATGATGTCGCGGCGGACGCACGACTACTCCAAGCATGGTGTTGAATTCCTTACTGGTGGCGTCGAAGCGATCGACTCCTGGGATTCGTTTCCTGTGCTAGGATCCAGCCAAGAACTCGCCGCGGAGGAGCCATATTGGTGGGTTCTACCCGATGGCCGGTTGACGGCACTTTTCCGCGATAATCGCCAGAGTGGCTATCTGTACCGATCGTTTTCGGAAGATAACGGCCGCACATGGAGTCGACCGCATCGTACCGACTTTCCAGATGCTCGATCGAAGTTCAGCGGCGTTCAGCTGACTGATGGGCGATACGTGTTAGTATCTAACCCGCATCCGAAACGGCGCAATCCGTTGGCTCTTTCGATCAGTGACGATGGGGTCGTCTTTACGAAGATGGGCTACTTGGCTGGAGGGAGGCATGTCGACTATCCACATGTAATCGAGCATGACGGCTATCTCTTGGTTGCCTTTGCCACACAAAAGCAAACGGTGGAAGTCCTAAAGATCAGGTTGGAAGAACTTGACGCGTTGACTATGCCGGAAAAGCCGCTGGTCAAGCCGCCACCGTATGAGCCGAAGAAGGGCGATACGATTCTCGATGCCGGCAACAGTGAGCAAGTCACGATCACTGGACCTTGGAAGTCGAGTGATAAGGATTCCGAGCGTTACGGTGATGATTATCTTTTCCTGAATCCATCGGATAGCGGCACGGTCCGTTTCAACATTAATGTGCCTGCCAAGGGTAACTACGAGATCTTCACATTGTGGAATGCTCGCGGGCGTCGTGCGACCGATGTTCCGTTCACAATCTCGCATACCGATGGGACGAAGAAGGTTCTTATTAACCAGAATAGTGACAGCGGTATCTGGAATAGCTTGGGTACTTACCAACTCTCCCCTGGGAATGCATCCGTAGAAGTCTCGATTGATAAAGCAAGCAACTTTACGGTGGTGGATGCCATTTTGGTGACACCCCGACCGTAG
- a CDS encoding sodium:solute symporter family transporter — MLRPLDIAAIVAYLAAMIGIGIYFSRRNNTTEEYFVGNRSFSGWVIGLSMLGTIVSSATFLALPAAAYVLDWRQLAVNLVLPFIAVLAVLIFIPFFRRGKLTSAFEYLGMRYGTLPRIYGTLSFIFLQLIRMSQILFLVSIPVQFLTGLPIEVVVVVAGIFIAFYTIAGGIEAVVWTDVVQALVLMAGCLLCFTYIVIDLPGGVTQIVEAGAAENKFSLGSFEWNLNERTFWTVVILGIINWLAIYSGDQNMVQRYLAARSTREARKATIIYSAIALPMWTMFFFIGTALFVYYQAFPDSAIAGLETDQVLPYFILTRIPAGLAGLIIAAVMAAAMSSLDSGINSISTVTVVDLLRPYLGKEYSDRFYLRVARTVAALVSVLVVSGGILFSRIEKESMNDISLIVTSLFGGCLMGLFMMGFFTRRVNGTAATIAMLLAIMFNAYLGFGLLKWLPNAWTFSVHSYWIGALVNLVFAVTAYLMSFVIGTSTRDLTGLTVWTLQKSRGRTEDAAQLTSSVSTQD, encoded by the coding sequence ATGCTACGCCCGCTCGATATTGCCGCCATCGTGGCTTACCTGGCCGCGATGATTGGGATCGGCATCTATTTTTCGCGGCGGAACAACACGACCGAAGAATACTTTGTCGGGAACCGATCGTTCTCTGGCTGGGTGATTGGCCTGTCGATGCTCGGGACGATCGTCAGTTCGGCCACGTTCTTGGCCCTTCCGGCCGCGGCCTATGTGCTGGACTGGCGTCAGTTAGCAGTCAATCTTGTGCTACCGTTCATCGCTGTATTGGCGGTGCTAATCTTCATTCCGTTCTTTCGACGCGGTAAGTTGACCTCGGCGTTTGAATATCTCGGCATGCGATACGGCACTCTACCGCGGATCTACGGTACGCTCAGCTTCATTTTTCTACAACTGATCCGCATGTCGCAGATATTATTTCTCGTTTCCATTCCGGTGCAGTTTCTCACGGGGTTACCGATTGAGGTTGTGGTCGTTGTCGCGGGAATCTTCATTGCCTTTTACACCATTGCCGGCGGGATTGAAGCGGTTGTATGGACCGATGTCGTCCAAGCCTTGGTCTTGATGGCAGGTTGCCTACTATGCTTCACCTATATAGTGATCGATTTACCCGGAGGGGTAACGCAGATTGTCGAAGCCGGCGCGGCGGAGAATAAGTTCAGTCTTGGGAGCTTCGAGTGGAACTTGAACGAACGCACGTTCTGGACCGTTGTTATTTTAGGCATCATCAACTGGTTGGCGATTTACTCTGGCGATCAGAATATGGTGCAGCGATACCTAGCCGCGCGATCAACGCGTGAGGCTCGAAAGGCGACGATCATCTACTCTGCGATCGCCTTGCCGATGTGGACGATGTTCTTCTTCATTGGTACGGCTCTTTTCGTCTATTACCAGGCATTTCCCGACTCGGCCATCGCCGGACTTGAAACCGACCAGGTCTTGCCCTACTTTATTTTGACCCGAATTCCTGCTGGTTTGGCTGGACTGATTATTGCCGCAGTAATGGCCGCAGCGATGAGTTCGCTCGACTCCGGTATTAACTCGATATCGACGGTTACGGTGGTCGACTTATTACGTCCCTATCTTGGCAAGGAGTATTCAGATCGGTTCTACCTCCGCGTGGCGCGCACCGTCGCGGCGCTGGTAAGCGTGCTGGTCGTTTCTGGCGGAATCTTGTTTAGCCGGATCGAGAAAGAAAGCATGAATGACATCAGTTTGATCGTCACCAGCTTGTTCGGGGGCTGTTTGATGGGACTGTTCATGATGGGTTTCTTCACGCGTCGTGTGAATGGAACCGCTGCAACCATTGCCATGTTGCTGGCCATAATGTTCAACGCCTATCTTGGATTTGGCCTTCTGAAGTGGCTTCCCAATGCGTGGACTTTTAGCGTGCATAGTTACTGGATCGGGGCACTTGTGAACCTAGTGTTCGCCGTCACGGCCTATCTAATGAGTTTCGTAATCGGAACATCCACACGCGACCTAACCGGACTGACCGTGTGGACATTGCAGAAATCACGTGGCCGAACCGAAGATGCGGCCCAATTGACCTCGTCGGTGAGCACCCAGGATTAA